ATGCAGTAGAACCTGGTGGGCTCGGCGGAACCTATGCGGGAAACCCCGTGGCTTGTGCTGCAGGAATTGCAGTGATGGATCTAATCGAAGAAGAAGGAATTTTAGAGAAGTCAGTCAAACTCGGAAAAATGTTAATCGCTGAACTAAACGAAATCAAAAAATCCTATCCTCATATGGGCGAAATACGTGGGTTAGGTGGTATGGTGGCATTTGAACTCGTAGAAAATGGAGATGCAAACAAACCATCCGCTGATTTAGCAAAAAAACTCACAACAAAAGCATTGGAACATGGACTCGTCCTTCTCTCTTGCGGTGTGTATGGAAACGTGATTCGAATCCTAGTTCCGATTACCGCAGAAGAGTCCATCGTCAAAGAAGGTCTTTCTATCATAACAAAATCTTTAAAGGAAATTTAAGTCAGAATGAAACAATTTAAACTTTGGATTGATGGTAAATGGACAAATACAAACGGCGGAAATCTTATGGACATCGAAGATCCTGCCACAGGCAAAAAAATTGCCAAAGTCATAGACGCAAGTAAGGCCGATGTAGACAAAGCAGCCAAGGCCGCCCATAAAGCTTTTTATGATGGAAGATGGTCTGGGATCACACCGGCAGAACGTTCCAAAGCCCTTTGGAAACTGGCAGATCTTTTGGAAGAAAAAACCAAAGAATTTGCAAAAGCCGAATCACTGAATGCTGGGAAACCTTATAAAAACTTAAGTTTGGCGGGAGACATTCCTTTTGCCTTAGATAACATTCGTTTTTTTGCCACGGCGGCTCGCGATGTCCACGGAAGCCGTGCGAACGAATACCAACCAGGTTATACATCCATCCTTCGCCGGGAACCAGTCGGTGTTGTGGGTCAAATTGCACCTTGGAACTATCCCCTGCTGATGGCAGTTTGGAAATTTGGACCGGCTCTTGCTGCGGGTTGCACCATCATCCTAAAACCAGCACCGGGAACCCCCATCACCTCACTGATGCTCGCTGAACTTACCAAAAAAGCAGGAATCCCTGATGGGGTAATCAATATTGTAACGGGGGGAAATGCAACAGGCCAAGCCATTGTAGACCACCCACTGGTTCGTATGGTTTCTCTTACCGGATCGACAGGAACAGGAAAAAACATCATGAAGTCGGCGGCAGATTCTCTCAAACGAGTGCATTTGGAACTTGGTGGAAAAGCCCCACTCCTTGTTTTTGATGATGTAGACATCAATCTTTTTGCCACAAAAGCTGCGTTTGGTGCCACTTGCAATTCGGGACAAGATTGTACGGCCGCAACAAGAATCCTTGTTCCTAAATCCTTACAGAAAAAAATCACTGATGCCGTTGTAGATGCCATGAAGGCCGTAAACGTGGGAGATCCTTTTAACGACAAAACAGAAATGGGCCCTCTCATTTCTGCCATCCACCGCGAACGCGTTTTAGGTTTTATGGACCGTGCAAAAAAACAAGGTGCCAAAATCCTAACAGGTGGTGTGATCCCAAAAGGTCTCGACAAAGGATATTTTTTTGCACCCACAGTTATCACCGATGTAAAACAAAACTTTGATGTAGTACAAAATGAAATCTTTGGGCCAGTGCTTACCATCCAATCCTATGAAAAAGAAGAAGAAGGAATCCGCCTCGCAAATGATGTCCAATATGGACTAGCTTCTTCGATTTGGACAAAAGATATAGCGCGTGCTATGCGAGTAGCAAAACAATTTGAGTTTGGAACCGTTTGGATCAATGACCACTTACCACTGGCTTCCGAAACACCCCATGGTGGATTCAAACAATCGGGATTTGGTAAGGATTTGTCGATTGAGTCGGTAGGTGACTATTTAATCACCAAACACGTTATGGTGGGTGGGGTTTAGATTCATTAAGACTAAGAATTCTCGAAACTAAAAAACAATAGGGGATGTCTAAGAAACTATGGCATCCCCAAAGAATCCGATTGTTTCCTTTTTTGAATGGTTGGCATCTAGGTTCCATCTACTCGACGATCTAGATCGGCCAGGCACCATAGAATCCGTTCAAAAAGGAGCGGAGTTAACGGGCACCAATTTATGGACCCTCATCTTTGCCATTTTCATTGCAAGCATTGGCTTGAATGTCAACTCCACAGCTGTTATCATTGGGGCTATGCTTGTGTCACCTCTGATGGGCCCGATTGTGGGGATAGGATTTGCCGCAGCCACGAACGACTTTGAAAATTTAAAAAAATTCCTTCGTACTTTAGCTGTGGCGACAATCGCGAGCATTGCGACCTCTTTCCTCTATTTTTCTCTCTCTCCCATTGATGAAGCCCAATCAGAGTTACTAGCAAGAACCTCTCCGACAATTTATGATGCTCTGATTGCTATTTTTGGTGGGGCGACTGGAATCATAGCCAACACAAGAAAAGAAAAAGGAACTGCGATTGCGGGTGTTGCCATAGCGACAGCTCTGATGCCACCACTTTGTACAGCAGGATATGGACTATCGCAAGGGAACTGGTCTTATTTTTTTGGCGCCACTTATCTCTACTTAATAAATTCTATTTTTATCGCTATCGCCACTTTTGTTTTTGTAAGGTATATGGAGTTTCCTAAAGTCGATTGGGGTCTTTATAAAGAAAGAGAAGTTAAGGTCAAAATTTATCTAAGCCTTTTTGCTCTTATACTAATCATCCCTTCCATTTTCACCGCCTATCATATTGTGAGGACTTCTTACTTTAAGGGGAAGGCGGAAGATTTCATTCGAAATGAAATTTCAATCGACAACCGCAGAGTTTTGGAAAAAGAAATCACCTACGCGAATCAAAAAATTGAACTCACCATCATCGGACAAAAAATTGATTCGGCAAAGGAGAAAGAACTAATT
The sequence above is drawn from the Leptospira sp. WS4.C2 genome and encodes:
- a CDS encoding gamma-aminobutyraldehyde dehydrogenase; translation: MKQFKLWIDGKWTNTNGGNLMDIEDPATGKKIAKVIDASKADVDKAAKAAHKAFYDGRWSGITPAERSKALWKLADLLEEKTKEFAKAESLNAGKPYKNLSLAGDIPFALDNIRFFATAARDVHGSRANEYQPGYTSILRREPVGVVGQIAPWNYPLLMAVWKFGPALAAGCTIILKPAPGTPITSLMLAELTKKAGIPDGVINIVTGGNATGQAIVDHPLVRMVSLTGSTGTGKNIMKSAADSLKRVHLELGGKAPLLVFDDVDINLFATKAAFGATCNSGQDCTAATRILVPKSLQKKITDAVVDAMKAVNVGDPFNDKTEMGPLISAIHRERVLGFMDRAKKQGAKILTGGVIPKGLDKGYFFAPTVITDVKQNFDVVQNEIFGPVLTIQSYEKEEEGIRLANDVQYGLASSIWTKDIARAMRVAKQFEFGTVWINDHLPLASETPHGGFKQSGFGKDLSIESVGDYLITKHVMVGGV
- a CDS encoding DUF389 domain-containing protein, with protein sequence MASPKNPIVSFFEWLASRFHLLDDLDRPGTIESVQKGAELTGTNLWTLIFAIFIASIGLNVNSTAVIIGAMLVSPLMGPIVGIGFAAATNDFENLKKFLRTLAVATIASIATSFLYFSLSPIDEAQSELLARTSPTIYDALIAIFGGATGIIANTRKEKGTAIAGVAIATALMPPLCTAGYGLSQGNWSYFFGATYLYLINSIFIAIATFVFVRYMEFPKVDWGLYKEREVKVKIYLSLFALILIIPSIFTAYHIVRTSYFKGKAEDFIRNEISIDNRRVLEKEITYANQKIELTIIGQKIDSAKEKELINKLKYYNLTGVKLIIHQDISQTNIDHLKFEILSEIYKNQMNIGQTNTEMISKEIQIFYPDLVSASFAKTKKFDMKENIYLDTNLFDSEWTKLPKDEEKRKLIQYIQLRTGEKQIELITREISKSQRNF